The following proteins come from a genomic window of Panicum hallii strain FIL2 chromosome 8, PHallii_v3.1, whole genome shotgun sequence:
- the LOC112903574 gene encoding ATP-dependent DNA helicase PIF1-like: MGKDIRSFTLPEIDDMYDNANGSIPQEIFEETSIKPNPNDVSMFESLNGQQRAAYNEIMSSIEADQGRMFFVDGPGGTGKTTSGVAASIMLGEYLLRIGNSAEVVNEDGNVRLPDKIHLPYKGDGNDLDRLIARVFPNLNENMSNKDYITSRAILSTRNDWVDNINVKMIESFQGGEVTYHNFDSAIDDPHNYYPSEFLNTLTPNGLPPHVLKLKVGCPIILLRNIDPANWLRNGWGLVVRAFQRNTIDAEIVVGQHAGKRVFLPRIPLCPYDDEMFPFRFKRKQFPIRLSFAMTVNKSQGQTIPNVGVYLLNPVFSHGQLYVMMSRATARTNICILALPPNAKEREEEDDKNEEDKNGKKAKKKSDKKSKKTANKVENNPTPSLEWSFTKKYCL, translated from the exons ATGGGTAAGGACATAAGGTCATTTACTCTTCCAGAAATTGATGACATGTATGACAATGCAAACGGCAGCATTCCACAAGAGATTTTCGAGGAAACAAGTATTAAACCCAACCCCAATGATGTCTCTATGTTCGAGTCACTTAATGGTCAGCAACGAGCTGCTTACAACGAGATCATGTCCTCCATCGAAGCTGACCAAGGTCGAATGTTTTTTGTTGATGGCCCTGGTGGAACTGGCAAGACCACATCTGGTGTTGCTGCGTCAATAATGCTCGGTG AATATCTTTTGCGAATTGGAAACAGTGCAGAAGTGGTCAATGAGGATGGCAATGTCCGCCTTCCAGATAAGATTCACTTGCCTTACAAAGGTGATGGTAACGATCTCGACAGATTAATCGCAAGAGTATTCCCAAATCTGAATGAAAACATGTCAAATAAAGATTACATTACCTCAAGAGCCATCCTATCCACACGTAATGATTGGGTCGATAATATTAATGTGAAGATGATTGAGAGTTTCCAAGGAGGAGAGGTTACGTATCACAACTTTGATTCCGCGATTGATGATCCACATAATTACTACCCATCCGAGTTCCTCAACACTTTGACACCCAACGGTCTACCTCCACATGTGCTAAAGCTTAAGGTTGGATGTCCAATTATACTGCTGCGGAACATCGATCCAGCAAATTGGCTACGCAATGGTTGGGGGCTTGTGGTGAGGGCATTTCAAAGAAACACCATTGATGCTGAAATTGTTGTAGGGCAGCATGCTGGAAAGCGTGTTTTCTTACCTAGGATCCCCCTGTGCCCATATGATGATGAGATGTTTCCATTCCGGTTCAAAAGGAAGCAGTTTCCTATCAGATTAAGTTTTGCAATGACAGTCAACAAATCACAAGGACAAACTATCCCTAATGTTGGTGTGTATCTACTCAATCCAGTATTTTCACATGGACAACTGTATGTTATGATGTCTAGAGCAACTGCTAGAACGAACATATGTATCCTCGCTCTCCCACCGAATGCCAAGGAGCGTGAAGAGGAAGATGATAAAAATGAGGAGGACAAAAACGGCAAAAAGGCTAAGAAGAAGAGTGATAAGAAATCAAAGAAAACAGCTAACAAGGTTGAGAACAATCCAACACCATCACTAGAGTGGTCTTTCACGAAAAAATATTGTTTATAA